Proteins encoded together in one Aerosakkonema funiforme FACHB-1375 window:
- the chlP gene encoding geranylgeranyl reductase, giving the protein MTIRVAVVGSGPAGSSAAETLAKAGIETYLFERKLDNAKPCGGAIPLCMVGEFDLPPHIIDRQVRKMKMISPSNVEVDININKQEEYIGMCRREVLDGFLRDRAASLGANLINGTVYKLDIPTNNTDPYTIHYADHSDGSAEGTMKTLKADVVIGADGANSRIAKAIDAGDYNYAIAFQERIRLPEDKMAYYEDLAEMYVGNDVSTDFYAWVFPKYDHVAVGTGTMKVNKADIKNLQAGIRKRAAKKLAGGEIIKVEAHPIPEHPRPRRVVGRVALVGDAAGTVTKSSGEGIYFAAKSARMCAEAIVEFSNGGTRIPTEADLKVYLKRWDKKYGLTYKVLDILQTVFYRSDATREAFVEMCADKDVQRMTFDSYLYKTVVPANPLIQMKITAKTIGSLLRGNALAP; this is encoded by the coding sequence TTGACGATACGGGTTGCTGTTGTTGGTTCAGGCCCAGCGGGCTCCTCAGCCGCTGAAACGCTCGCCAAAGCTGGAATTGAGACGTATCTGTTCGAGCGCAAGCTAGACAATGCCAAGCCGTGTGGCGGTGCGATACCCCTGTGTATGGTGGGCGAGTTTGACCTGCCTCCACACATCATCGATCGGCAGGTGAGAAAAATGAAAATGATCTCACCTTCAAACGTTGAAGTCGATATCAACATAAACAAACAAGAAGAATATATTGGTATGTGCCGCCGCGAGGTGCTGGATGGCTTCTTGCGCGATCGCGCTGCTTCGTTAGGTGCCAATCTGATTAACGGCACAGTTTATAAACTGGATATTCCCACAAACAACACTGACCCTTATACCATCCACTATGCCGATCACTCGGATGGCAGTGCCGAGGGGACAATGAAAACCCTGAAAGCTGATGTAGTGATTGGGGCAGATGGAGCGAATTCCCGGATTGCCAAAGCCATCGATGCTGGCGATTATAATTATGCGATCGCCTTTCAAGAACGCATTCGCCTCCCCGAAGACAAAATGGCTTACTACGAAGACCTAGCCGAAATGTACGTTGGCAACGATGTTTCCACCGACTTCTACGCTTGGGTTTTCCCCAAATACGACCACGTTGCTGTTGGTACCGGCACCATGAAGGTGAACAAAGCCGACATCAAAAATCTGCAAGCAGGTATCCGCAAACGTGCTGCCAAGAAACTGGCAGGTGGTGAGATTATTAAAGTAGAAGCTCACCCAATTCCAGAACATCCCCGTCCTCGCCGCGTCGTCGGTAGAGTCGCGCTGGTAGGAGATGCCGCAGGTACTGTTACCAAGTCTTCTGGCGAAGGTATTTACTTTGCCGCTAAGTCTGCCAGGATGTGTGCCGAAGCGATCGTCGAATTTTCTAACGGCGGTACTCGCATCCCCACAGAAGCCGATCTCAAAGTTTACTTGAAACGTTGGGATAAGAAATACGGCCTCACTTACAAAGTGCTGGACATCCTGCAAACCGTATTTTATCGCTCCGACGCTACCCGCGAAGCTTTTGTGGAAATGTGCGCTGATAAAGATGTGCAGCGAATGACCTTTGACAGCTACCTATACAAAACAGTTGTGCCAGCAAATCCCTTGATTCAGATGAAAATTACTGCCAAGACGATCGGCAGTCTGCTGCGCGGTAATGCCCTAGCTCCTTAG
- the yidD gene encoding membrane protein insertion efficiency factor YidD — MNADWLDSGIRQIACASIAGYQKHISPRKGFSCAHRLLYGGESCSQYVKRTIAYKGLLAAIEASRQRFQACKEANRILSARIENSESEDEAKREQTKENNTHKQDRCLTDAGWSCVECGAEGINCDGLVPCDLPSCDLPDCSFCTSGIDCSAVDCGSGLDCGSACGSCSF; from the coding sequence ATGAACGCTGATTGGCTCGATTCCGGAATCCGACAGATCGCTTGCGCTTCGATCGCAGGCTATCAGAAACACATTTCTCCTCGCAAAGGTTTCTCCTGCGCTCACCGATTGCTCTATGGCGGCGAGTCTTGCTCTCAGTACGTGAAACGGACGATCGCCTACAAGGGTTTATTGGCTGCGATCGAAGCATCCCGGCAAAGATTTCAGGCTTGTAAAGAAGCTAATCGGATTCTGAGCGCCAGAATAGAAAACTCTGAATCAGAGGATGAAGCCAAACGGGAACAGACCAAAGAAAATAATACCCACAAACAAGATCGTTGCCTGACAGACGCTGGCTGGAGTTGCGTTGAATGTGGGGCTGAAGGGATAAACTGCGACGGGCTTGTTCCTTGCGATCTACCTAGCTGCGATCTGCCCGATTGCAGCTTTTGCACCTCTGGGATTGATTGTAGTGCTGTTGATTGCGGCTCTGGTTTGGATTGCGGTAGTGCTTGCGGTAGTTGCAGTTTTTGA